One genomic segment of Theobroma cacao cultivar B97-61/B2 chromosome 6, Criollo_cocoa_genome_V2, whole genome shotgun sequence includes these proteins:
- the LOC18596829 gene encoding VQ motif-containing protein 4, with the protein METSPRPSPNPNFLASPKSHSPNSSTSSTSSSNNTNPPPPTPPAQQPKPITRCESANPYPTTFVQADTSSFKQVVQMLTGSSETAKLASSTKPNTSAQSDPNPKTHIPPIKSIPKNKQNSGFRLYERRSSLKNLKINPLNPVFGSNNSGFSPRKPEILSPSILDFPSLALSPVTPLIPDPFDRSGPRNYTNCFNNNAKLDKEAEEKAIKEKGFYLHPSPASTPRDSEPRLLPLFPVTSPRVSGSSTSS; encoded by the coding sequence ATGGAAACCTCTCCAAGGCCGAGCCCAAACCCGAATTTCCTTGCATCTCCCAAGAGCCACAGTCCCAACAGCAGCACCAGCAGCACAAGCAGCAGCAACAACACCAACCCACCACCGCCAACTCCTCCAGCTCAACAGCCTAAGCCCATCACCAGATGCGAATCCGCCAATCCGTACCCGACGACCTTCGTCCAAGCCGACACTTCCTCGTTTAAACAAGTCGTCCAGATGCTCACGGGATCCTCCGAGACCGCCAAGCTTGCTTCATCCACCAAACCAAATACCTCCGCTCAATCCGACCCTAACCCGAAAACCCACATCCCTCCCATCAAATCCATCCCCAAAAACAAGCAAAATTCTGGGTTCAGGCTTTACGAGCGAAGGAGCTCTCTCAAGAACCTCAAGATCAACCCGTTGAACCCGGTTTTTGGCTCCAACAATTCCGGGTTTTCGCCTCGCAAACCTGAAATACTCTCCCCTAGCATTCTTGACTTCCCTTCTTTGGCTCTTAGCCCTGTTACTCCCTTAATTCCAGACCCGTTTGACCGATCTGGACCTCGAAATTACACGAATTGTTTTAACAATAATGCGAAACTAGACAAGGAAGCTGAAGAGAAGGCAATTAAAGAGAAGGGTTTTTATTTGCATCCATCACCGGCATCTACACCGCGAGATTCGGAGCCTAGGCTTCTCCCTCTTTTTCCAGTTACTTCACCTAGAGTTTCAGGTTCTTCTACTTCttcttga